One window from the genome of Haladaptatus paucihalophilus DX253 encodes:
- a CDS encoding putative sulfate/molybdate transporter codes for MTEVALGNDTRFELTASDVTGAVGDSITVLPIVVAVAALTDLHLPTLLLGFAVFQIVWGVHYDLPISVEPMKALAALVIAGSLTTGEFVTAGAVAGVVLLAVGRTGTLSRITPYVGEPVVRGIQVAVALMLARTGVELGAGNPTVALVAVLITGVVVALGYRRASALVVLAFGVVLAELSVGVPSPRLPQLALGFSPALTETTLSATLGQLAMTVGNAAVATSLLLADLFDADVAPDELATSMGVMNLLAVPFGAMPMCHGSGGVAGKYAFGARNAGANLVLGIMYALAAIFAASVVAAFPLSVLGVVLVVVAFSLARSGLDTTNRWFAVGVGLLGLLTNVGIAFVVGVGAWWVRNKL; via the coding sequence ATGACAGAGGTCGCGCTTGGAAACGACACGCGGTTCGAACTCACGGCTTCCGACGTGACCGGTGCGGTCGGCGATTCGATAACCGTCCTTCCCATCGTGGTCGCCGTGGCCGCGCTCACCGACCTGCACCTTCCGACCCTCCTCCTCGGCTTCGCCGTCTTCCAAATCGTCTGGGGGGTTCACTACGACCTCCCGATTTCGGTCGAACCGATGAAGGCGCTCGCCGCGCTCGTCATCGCGGGGTCGCTCACCACCGGCGAGTTCGTGACCGCCGGGGCAGTCGCGGGAGTCGTCCTCCTCGCGGTCGGCCGGACGGGGACGCTCTCTCGCATCACGCCGTACGTCGGCGAACCGGTGGTACGGGGCATCCAGGTCGCGGTGGCGCTCATGCTCGCCCGAACCGGGGTCGAACTCGGGGCGGGAAACCCGACGGTTGCGCTCGTCGCCGTCCTCATCACGGGCGTCGTCGTCGCGCTGGGCTACCGCCGGGCGAGCGCGTTGGTCGTCCTCGCGTTCGGCGTGGTGCTCGCGGAACTGAGCGTCGGCGTGCCGTCGCCCCGGCTTCCCCAACTCGCGCTCGGATTCTCGCCCGCGCTGACCGAAACCACCCTCTCGGCGACGCTGGGGCAACTGGCGATGACGGTCGGGAACGCCGCGGTCGCCACCTCGCTCCTCCTCGCCGACCTGTTCGACGCCGACGTGGCCCCGGACGAACTGGCGACGAGCATGGGCGTCATGAACCTCCTCGCGGTGCCCTTCGGCGCGATGCCGATGTGCCACGGGAGCGGCGGCGTCGCCGGGAAGTACGCCTTCGGCGCGCGGAACGCCGGTGCCAACCTCGTCCTCGGAATCATGTACGCGCTGGCCGCGATTTTCGCGGCGTCGGTCGTCGCCGCCTTCCCGCTCTCCGTCTTGGGCGTCGTCCTCGTCGTCGTCGCGTTCTCGCTCGCTCGGTCGGGACTCGACACCACGAACCGGTGGTTCGCGGTCGGCGTGGGCCTGCTCGGCCTCCTCACGAACGTCGGAATCGCGTTCGTCGTCGGCGTCGGCGCGTGGTGGGTGCGGAACAAGCTATAA
- a CDS encoding winged helix-turn-helix domain-containing protein: MPSNDFDMTYGTDTSMDELAVLGNEIRMSILRELADASESLSFTELRERVGVRDTGKFNYHLTKLCEYFVRQTDSGYELGHAGTRVITAATPEAATEFDANEADDSCPVCGERDCQKLFHVHLTPNRF, encoded by the coding sequence ATGCCGTCGAACGACTTCGACATGACCTACGGGACGGACACCTCGATGGACGAACTCGCCGTTCTCGGCAACGAGATTCGCATGTCCATCCTCCGGGAACTCGCCGACGCTTCGGAGTCGCTCTCTTTCACCGAACTCCGCGAGCGGGTCGGCGTCCGCGACACTGGCAAGTTCAACTACCACCTGACGAAACTCTGTGAGTACTTCGTCCGGCAAACCGACTCTGGATACGAGTTGGGCCACGCCGGAACGCGGGTCATCACCGCGGCGACGCCGGAGGCGGCGACCGAGTTCGACGCGAACGAGGCCGACGATTCGTGTCCCGTCTGCGGCGAACGGGACTGTCAAAAACTGTTCCACGTCCACCTGACGCCGAATCGGTTCTGA